A genomic region of Bdellovibrionales bacterium contains the following coding sequences:
- a CDS encoding PilZ domain-containing protein has protein sequence MAWANMAITEEINIEGQTAESGRKRRRVPRRVFVRQIGIMLKGQYYIGNSWEIGEGGMLIGSNTPMYENQLVLLTFLLLDSKYVVVRGVVRYCHPQGKKFGIEFQNLDFQMKRRIRIYVASKMAAETENP, from the coding sequence TTGGCATGGGCAAATATGGCGATAACAGAAGAAATAAATATAGAAGGCCAGACCGCGGAGAGCGGCAGAAAACGACGGAGAGTTCCTCGTCGTGTTTTTGTGCGCCAAATTGGGATTATGCTTAAAGGTCAATATTACATTGGAAACAGCTGGGAAATTGGTGAGGGAGGAATGCTCATCGGATCGAATACTCCAATGTACGAAAATCAGCTAGTCCTTCTCACGTTTCTTTTGCTTGATTCCAAATATGTGGTCGTGAGAGGGGTTGTGCGTTACTGTCATCCCCAAGGAAAGAAATTCGGAATTGAGTTTCAAAATTTAGACTTTCAGATGAAAAGAAGAATCAGAATATATGTTGCCTCTAAAATGGCGGCCGAAACTGAAAACCCCTAA
- the holA gene encoding DNA polymerase III subunit delta — translation MSKIIWDLRKLQKHLEKKSPGPLYFVYGDDGYMVDETVRLLKRKTLSDGSDDFSCDQFHYPDTSPSQVKDAVETLTILSPRRFVLYKIGSGLKDKDWESLFPVLENPVATTTFVIVAEKVDKRKKYFRVVNETGTVVELRRPYDNQMPQWIEYIALNHGTQIEAGAIFLLQQFVGNNLG, via the coding sequence ATGTCAAAAATAATTTGGGATTTGAGGAAACTGCAAAAGCACTTGGAGAAGAAGTCTCCGGGTCCGCTTTATTTCGTTTATGGTGATGACGGCTATATGGTTGATGAAACCGTCAGATTGCTCAAGCGAAAGACTCTCTCTGATGGGTCGGATGACTTTAGCTGTGATCAATTTCACTATCCGGACACTTCCCCTTCGCAAGTAAAGGATGCTGTCGAGACCTTGACTATTCTCAGTCCGCGTCGTTTTGTCCTTTATAAAATTGGCAGTGGATTAAAAGATAAGGATTGGGAATCACTTTTTCCGGTTTTAGAGAATCCAGTTGCTACAACCACGTTTGTAATTGTGGCCGAGAAGGTCGATAAAAGAAAAAAGTACTTTCGCGTCGTCAACGAGACTGGAACTGTCGTCGAGCTGAGGAGGCCCTATGATAATCAAATGCCCCAATGGATTGAATACATCGCTTTGAATCACGGGACTCAGATTGAGGCGGGTGCGATTTTTCTGCTGCAACAATTTGTGGGTAATAATCTTGGCTAA
- a CDS encoding alanine--glyoxylate aminotransferase family protein — MYPYRLLAPGPVPLSDGVRQALAEPMIHHRSEAFQLILKEALELLRHVFQTSQPVMILSAAGSGAMEAALVNVLSPGDEALFIVSGKFGERWLKMGKSFGLKCQVLETPWGSATQPDELAAALAQYPQVKAVFSQVCETSTAVVHPIKELSEVVHAHHPTTLFIVDAMTAMGAMELPMDKWKLDVVVSGSQKAFMLPAGLSFIALSERAWLAYEKSRMPKFYFDLGPELKANQDNETRFSSGVALIRGLHCALKESFAGDGLSRSILRSQTLAKTTRETFIHYGWKVYAQSPSSSVTAAWIPEELQEKKIGSLLLKKFNIYVAGGQDSLKGKIIRVGHLGHITDEDQVFFAQALGLVLQECGWAKASAQQIDQAVRLTKNLLKSETSI; from the coding sequence ATGTACCCATACCGCCTTCTTGCCCCTGGCCCAGTTCCGCTCTCTGATGGAGTTCGACAGGCATTGGCCGAGCCAATGATTCACCACCGCAGCGAGGCTTTTCAGTTAATCTTAAAGGAAGCTCTTGAATTGCTGAGACATGTGTTTCAAACATCACAGCCGGTGATGATTCTGAGTGCTGCAGGAAGCGGAGCAATGGAGGCCGCACTGGTCAACGTTCTTTCTCCGGGGGACGAAGCCCTATTTATTGTTTCCGGTAAGTTTGGCGAGCGCTGGCTCAAGATGGGAAAATCTTTTGGGCTCAAATGCCAGGTATTGGAGACGCCATGGGGCTCTGCGACTCAGCCCGATGAACTTGCAGCAGCACTTGCTCAATACCCACAGGTGAAGGCCGTCTTTAGTCAGGTCTGTGAAACGAGCACTGCAGTGGTTCATCCCATCAAAGAACTGAGCGAAGTTGTCCACGCTCATCATCCCACAACTCTTTTTATTGTTGATGCAATGACGGCGATGGGTGCCATGGAGCTGCCCATGGATAAATGGAAATTGGATGTTGTTGTCTCGGGATCGCAAAAGGCATTTATGCTCCCGGCAGGTCTGTCGTTTATTGCGCTTTCAGAGCGAGCTTGGCTGGCCTATGAGAAAAGCCGCATGCCGAAGTTTTATTTTGATCTCGGACCAGAGTTGAAGGCAAATCAAGACAATGAAACTCGATTCAGCTCAGGGGTTGCTCTCATTCGCGGGCTTCATTGTGCCCTAAAAGAAAGCTTTGCGGGAGATGGATTGAGTCGTTCGATTCTTCGCTCGCAAACGCTGGCAAAGACAACCCGCGAGACTTTTATTCACTACGGCTGGAAAGTTTACGCCCAGTCTCCCTCCTCTTCAGTCACTGCGGCCTGGATTCCAGAAGAGCTTCAAGAAAAAAAAATAGGATCCTTACTGCTGAAAAAGTTCAATATCTATGTTGCCGGTGGCCAAGACAGCTTGAAGGGCAAGATCATCCGAGTCGGCCATTTGGGACATATTACAGACGAGGACCAAGTTTTTTTCGCTCAGGCATTGGGGTTGGTTCTTCAAGAATGCGGATGGGCAAAGGCTTCGGCACAACAAATTGACCAGGCGGTCCGACTCACCAAAAATCTCCTCAAAAGTGAAACTTCCATTTAA
- a CDS encoding hydroxyacid dehydrogenase — MTTNIYPLDKILVTDVFTADSLALLKARFGSNIFLTKDRRPTSEELKGVQGILIRSRTPIDQDLLDQAPELQIVVTATSGFDHIDLSACKARGVLVMHTPDANAPSVCELTFGLMITLFRRLDEMKKTIRNGQWKDSLPWGRELYGQHLGIFGLGRIGSRVAKVAKCFGMQVSAHDPYQSDEVFAQLDVERLGLSELLITSDVVSLHVPLTQETRHLINHRTLGVINRSAILVNTSRGPVINDIEVIEALELNQLGGLCLDVFEREPLHHSSKLLKLPNVVLSCHIGAYTEAAFQRASLEAVQKMILWSKSGEHSDVLPPPVIW; from the coding sequence GTGACCACAAATATTTATCCACTCGACAAAATTTTGGTCACAGATGTCTTTACAGCCGATTCTCTCGCCCTTTTGAAGGCTAGATTTGGATCAAACATTTTTCTCACCAAAGACCGAAGGCCGACCTCTGAGGAACTGAAGGGAGTCCAAGGAATTCTGATCCGTAGCCGCACGCCCATTGATCAGGATCTTCTTGACCAAGCTCCTGAACTTCAAATTGTTGTCACAGCCACGAGTGGCTTTGATCACATTGATCTGTCAGCCTGCAAGGCACGAGGAGTACTTGTGATGCATACTCCCGATGCCAATGCGCCGAGTGTCTGCGAACTCACTTTTGGTCTCATGATCACATTGTTTCGACGACTTGACGAAATGAAAAAAACAATACGTAACGGACAATGGAAAGACTCTCTCCCTTGGGGAAGAGAGCTTTACGGTCAGCATCTCGGAATTTTTGGGCTCGGCCGGATTGGTTCCCGCGTTGCAAAAGTTGCCAAATGTTTTGGTATGCAGGTCTCCGCCCATGACCCCTACCAATCAGATGAGGTGTTCGCTCAACTTGATGTTGAGCGCCTCGGTCTTTCAGAGCTTCTAATCACTTCTGATGTCGTCAGCCTTCACGTGCCACTCACTCAGGAGACGCGTCACCTTATTAATCATCGAACCCTTGGAGTAATCAATCGCTCGGCCATTTTGGTAAACACTTCGCGGGGACCGGTGATAAATGACATTGAAGTTATCGAAGCCTTGGAACTCAATCAACTGGGTGGGCTGTGTCTGGACGTCTTTGAACGGGAGCCCCTTCATCATAGTTCAAAGCTCTTAAAACTACCCAATGTTGTCCTCAGCTGCCACATTGGCGCCTACACCGAAGCCGCATTTCAAAGGGCTTCTCTTGAAGCCGTACAAAAAATGATTTTGTGGTCGAAATCAGGAGAACACTCAGACGTCTTGCCTCCCCCAGTTATTTGGTAA
- a CDS encoding adenylosuccinate synthase yields MPGIVVVGSQWGDEGKGKVVDVFSAEADYVVRYQGGANAGHTLIVDGKKTVLHLVPSGILHPTATCIIAAGVVLDVETLWDEICALKVNGLLSNPAQLLISDSATVIGGYHKALDLARETAAGNEKIGTTGRGIGPAYEDRASRKALLFGDLFQTDTLRRKLEVSLEEKNFLLEKFYKAKPINLDEQIEIFKKLASDLAPYRCRDTSLIIHKSLKKGKKVLFEGAQGSLLDLVHGTYPFVTSSSTLAGSACVGAGVGPGAIDKVIGITKGYTTRVGSGPFPTECDNDIGEEIRERGREFGATTGRKRRCGWLDLVALKYAIRINGITNIALMKIDVLSGFNEIMVCTAYELDGRNIKEYPVTPGDLARCKPVYQKLSGWKDDISQARHSEDLPKNVRDYIDFISRELETPIDVVSVGPGRDETLWIRPLF; encoded by the coding sequence ATGCCAGGAATTGTTGTTGTTGGTTCGCAATGGGGTGATGAAGGAAAAGGCAAAGTCGTTGATGTTTTTTCTGCTGAAGCCGACTATGTCGTTCGATATCAAGGTGGTGCAAATGCTGGACACACTTTGATTGTTGACGGAAAGAAGACAGTTCTTCATTTGGTTCCCTCTGGCATCCTCCACCCCACGGCCACCTGTATCATTGCCGCAGGGGTCGTGCTCGACGTTGAAACCCTATGGGATGAAATCTGCGCCCTTAAGGTGAATGGGCTTCTTTCAAATCCCGCCCAGCTTCTCATTTCAGATTCCGCCACTGTGATTGGTGGCTATCACAAAGCCTTGGACCTTGCTCGAGAGACTGCGGCCGGAAACGAAAAAATAGGAACGACAGGACGAGGAATTGGCCCTGCCTATGAAGACCGAGCAAGTCGCAAGGCCTTGCTGTTCGGAGATCTGTTTCAAACAGATACCCTTCGACGCAAGCTTGAAGTCTCCCTTGAGGAAAAGAATTTTCTATTAGAAAAGTTTTACAAAGCCAAACCCATAAATCTCGACGAACAAATCGAAATCTTTAAAAAGCTCGCTAGCGATCTCGCTCCTTATCGTTGCCGCGACACCTCCTTGATTATTCACAAGTCCCTTAAAAAGGGGAAAAAAGTTCTATTCGAAGGAGCTCAAGGGTCTCTGCTCGACTTAGTTCATGGCACTTATCCCTTTGTGACAAGTTCATCGACTCTGGCTGGTTCGGCTTGCGTTGGGGCCGGTGTCGGCCCGGGGGCCATTGATAAAGTCATTGGAATCACCAAGGGCTACACAACCCGAGTTGGTAGCGGTCCCTTTCCAACTGAGTGCGACAACGATATAGGTGAAGAAATTCGGGAAAGAGGTCGTGAATTCGGAGCAACGACCGGTCGGAAGAGACGTTGCGGCTGGCTCGATCTCGTCGCTCTCAAATATGCGATTCGCATCAACGGCATTACTAATATTGCCCTGATGAAAATTGACGTTTTAAGCGGTTTTAACGAGATCATGGTTTGCACGGCCTACGAACTTGATGGCCGCAACATCAAAGAATACCCTGTCACTCCTGGCGATCTGGCCCGTTGTAAGCCCGTCTATCAAAAGCTCTCTGGATGGAAGGATGACATCAGCCAGGCACGTCATTCAGAGGACCTCCCAAAAAATGTCCGAGACTATATTGACTTCATCAGTCGTGAGCTCGAAACGCCGATCGACGTGGTTTCTGTTGGACCGGGCCGTGACGAAACCCTTTGGATAAGACCCCTGTTTTAA
- a CDS encoding transposase yields the protein MKWRNEILNYFVNRITNARTEGFNNVAKLIQKRAYGVKSFKLYRLRYLSACA from the coding sequence ATGAAATGGAGAAATGAAATCTTGAATTACTTCGTCAATCGCATTACCAATGCCAGAACAGAAGGCTTTAACAACGTCGCAAAGCTAATCCAGAAGAGGGCTTACGGCGTTAAAAGTTTTAAATTGTACAGACTCAGATACCTAAGTGCTTGTGCTTAA
- a CDS encoding transposase has protein sequence MNNLNISLVEKKCKNVVLDLSDSYKSFVREFFPNSQMIADKFHVLRLLNPALNRYRKQVTGDKRTSPLRKLLA, from the coding sequence TTGAACAACTTAAACATATCCCTGGTAGAGAAAAAATGTAAAAACGTCGTTCTAGATTTGTCAGATAGCTATAAAAGCTTTGTTCGAGAGTTTTTTCCTAACTCCCAGATGATTGCTGATAAGTTCCATGTGCTCAGGCTTTTAAATCCAGCTCTTAATCGCTACCGAAAACAAGTCACTGGCGACAAAAGAACCAGTCCCCTTCGAAAACTCCTAGCTTAG
- a CDS encoding transposase, giving the protein MPQHEKISQFLLLPELKLLKFGRDRSGRKHKQVEKVSSFEICPKCATPSKTVYDRRWAKAHDAPIHGNQVWLHVLKRRFYCKTCRKPFTEPVQGIRKGKRTTERFKRGVLGPVRTLRISVRSEGPMHVQRGRSIRLFMRG; this is encoded by the coding sequence ATGCCTCAGCACGAAAAAATATCACAATTTCTATTATTACCAGAATTAAAACTTTTAAAATTTGGGAGAGATCGATCTGGCCGAAAGCACAAACAGGTTGAAAAAGTATCCAGCTTTGAAATCTGTCCAAAGTGTGCGACACCTTCTAAGACTGTTTATGATCGAAGGTGGGCCAAAGCACACGATGCTCCCATCCACGGCAATCAAGTCTGGCTCCATGTTTTAAAACGCAGATTCTATTGTAAGACCTGCCGAAAGCCTTTCACCGAACCAGTTCAAGGAATCAGAAAAGGAAAAAGAACCACCGAGAGGTTTAAACGAGGTGTTCTTGGGCCTGTGAGAACTTTACGGATCTCAGTAAGGTCAGAAGGGCCTATGCATGTTCAACGTGGACGGTCTATCAGACTCTTTATGAGAGGTTAG
- a CDS encoding transposase, whose translation MCPKCATPSKTVYDRRWAKAHDAPIHGNQVWLHVLKRRFYCKTCGKPFTEPVQGIRKGKRTTERFKRGVLGPVRTLRISVRSEGPMHVQRGRSIRLFMRG comes from the coding sequence ATCTGTCCAAAGTGTGCGACACCTTCTAAGACTGTTTATGATCGAAGGTGGGCCAAAGCACACGATGCTCCCATCCACGGCAATCAAGTCTGGCTCCATGTTTTAAAACGCAGATTCTATTGTAAGACCTGCGGAAAGCCTTTCACCGAACCAGTTCAAGGAATCAGAAAAGGAAAAAGAACCACCGAGAGGTTTAAACGAGGTGTTCTTGGGCCTGTGAGAACTTTACGGATCTCAGTAAGGTCAGAAGGGCCTATGCATGTTCAACGTGGACGGTCTATCAGACTCTTTATGAGAGGTTAG
- a CDS encoding recombinase family protein, with translation MKYSNNNNEWIGNSNKAIAILRVSTKKQVEGLSHTIQAERVAEWIKEKGLDLIEVFKIYESAKDSDSRKKYHHAISWALKNGARHILFYMGDREARNLTDNEYNEKLVLQDRIVLHYVQERKILHKDSPESDFTARDYQAVGSKDFSRRLRVKVVDAMRRKAEEGWFPNNHAPLGYIHSFPIDENGRAKKRGSTIVKNPNKNAVKQVQREFELCAQGYSVASIRELIIEAGFVPPSKVKTYSKHGIEARLKNKFYRGSFDWQGIEYKGKHELIIPKPILDAVDERFGHKRVHRRASVEKGIFSGGWIRCGHPECGLQIVCEHTKKKIKETGEKKEFKYYRCSNSRGVHESLKGMYTTEEDLMKAFEPALDRISITAQRAQEIADALNETDRIAKEAIAAEMNGYRKALEDLHKRRLSYLICWLIE, from the coding sequence ATGAAATATTCAAACAATAATAATGAGTGGATTGGCAATTCAAACAAAGCGATTGCAATTTTGCGTGTAAGTACAAAAAAGCAAGTGGAGGGATTATCCCATACTATTCAGGCCGAGCGTGTTGCTGAATGGATTAAAGAAAAGGGATTGGATCTAATAGAGGTCTTCAAAATATATGAATCAGCGAAGGATTCGGATTCACGAAAGAAGTATCATCACGCGATTTCGTGGGCTTTAAAAAATGGTGCTAGGCACATCCTATTTTATATGGGTGACCGTGAGGCTCGCAATTTAACCGACAACGAGTACAACGAAAAGTTAGTTTTACAAGACAGAATTGTCCTTCACTACGTTCAAGAGCGGAAGATTTTGCATAAAGACAGTCCTGAGTCAGATTTTACAGCAAGAGATTACCAGGCAGTTGGCAGCAAAGACTTTTCTAGAAGGCTAAGGGTTAAGGTTGTGGATGCCATGAGGAGAAAAGCAGAAGAGGGCTGGTTTCCAAACAACCATGCACCTCTAGGCTATATCCATAGCTTTCCTATTGATGAAAATGGTAGAGCCAAGAAACGGGGTTCAACAATCGTTAAAAACCCAAACAAAAACGCTGTAAAGCAGGTTCAGCGTGAATTTGAACTTTGTGCTCAGGGGTACTCAGTGGCCTCGATTCGAGAGCTCATCATCGAAGCAGGTTTTGTTCCGCCATCAAAAGTAAAAACATACTCAAAGCACGGAATTGAAGCTCGCCTGAAGAACAAATTTTATCGTGGGTCATTTGATTGGCAAGGCATTGAGTACAAGGGCAAACACGAACTCATTATTCCAAAACCAATACTTGATGCTGTTGACGAAAGATTTGGACACAAGAGAGTCCACAGAAGGGCTTCGGTAGAAAAGGGCATATTTTCTGGGGGCTGGATTCGATGTGGTCATCCAGAGTGTGGATTGCAGATAGTATGCGAACATACCAAAAAGAAGATTAAGGAGACTGGAGAGAAAAAAGAATTCAAGTACTACAGATGCTCAAATTCCAGGGGGGTCCATGAATCTCTGAAGGGTATGTACACAACTGAGGAGGATTTAATGAAAGCGTTTGAACCTGCTTTAGATAGAATCAGTATTACTGCGCAAAGAGCACAAGAGATTGCTGATGCTTTGAATGAGACCGATAGGATCGCGAAAGAGGCCATTGCCGCTGAAATGAATGGATATAGGAAGGCATTGGAGGACTTGCATAAGCGAAGGCTGAGTTATTTGATTTGTTGGCTGATAGAGTGA
- a CDS encoding recombinase family protein: MDSNRFTALYARVSTLAQGSGLESQLNALETHCKRNSVESYRIYTDEGISGAKSSRPGLDKLMDDVRQGHISQVVVFSFSRFARSTKHLLLALEEFNSLGVRFVSISESLDTSTPIGKTVFSILAAISELERELIRERVRNGLVNARRKGKRLGRAKTRNSDLIQELRAKGLSYRRIAKLCRCSISTVHKELNSSPFDKSKPKVK, encoded by the coding sequence ATGGACTCAAATCGATTTACAGCACTCTATGCGAGAGTAAGCACATTGGCCCAAGGTTCTGGCCTTGAGTCTCAGCTAAACGCTCTGGAAACCCACTGCAAACGCAATAGCGTTGAATCCTATAGGATCTATACAGATGAGGGTATAAGTGGCGCAAAATCCAGCAGACCAGGTCTCGACAAACTAATGGATGATGTCCGGCAGGGACACATATCCCAAGTTGTGGTCTTTTCCTTCTCTCGATTTGCAAGATCAACAAAACACCTTTTACTGGCTTTAGAAGAATTCAATTCTCTAGGAGTTCGTTTCGTCAGTATTTCTGAATCATTAGATACATCCACTCCAATTGGCAAAACAGTCTTTTCAATTTTGGCAGCAATATCAGAGCTAGAAAGAGAGCTAATACGTGAACGTGTTCGTAACGGTCTGGTCAACGCCAGACGCAAAGGCAAAAGGCTAGGACGTGCTAAAACCAGAAACTCTGATCTGATTCAAGAACTGAGAGCCAAAGGTTTATCATATAGAAGAATCGCTAAACTCTGCAGATGCAGTATCTCAACAGTACACAAAGAATTGAATTCATCACCGTTCGATAAGTCGAAGCCAAAGGTTAAGTGA
- a CDS encoding helix-turn-helix transcriptional regulator, translated as MKSDNNKKFDRFRETILVKELKFASVLKRELSGKNLAQVARDIGVAPSLLHDWYAARRSPNARNFPQLLKLSHYLGLTLEELIFDKPLNDKVTIASTTFTSDGSQFRVQIEKLKSK; from the coding sequence ATGAAATCGGATAACAATAAAAAATTCGACAGATTTAGAGAGACTATTCTGGTGAAAGAATTAAAATTCGCATCAGTTTTAAAACGTGAACTATCAGGAAAGAATCTTGCCCAAGTCGCTCGCGATATAGGTGTGGCTCCTTCATTACTTCATGACTGGTACGCAGCTCGACGTAGCCCTAATGCACGAAACTTTCCCCAACTACTAAAGTTAAGTCATTACCTAGGACTGACACTTGAAGAGCTAATATTCGACAAGCCATTAAATGATAAGGTTACCATCGCTTCTACAACTTTCACTTCTGATGGCAGCCAGTTCAGAGTTCAAATAGAAAAATTAAAAAGCAAGTGA
- a CDS encoding thermonuclease family protein: MYKRLRIISSLISIFFFSHSLATASENCAHDQKTFRCVKYIKNYDGDTVTVEIPDIHPLLGKNISVRILGIDTPEKNGTKPCEKAKARDARRLVENLMKQAKRIDLKNIDRDKYFRILADVWVDNKSISEVLIKNKLAYPYDGGRKPTSISWCK, from the coding sequence TTGTATAAACGACTTAGAATCATAAGTTCACTGATATCGATTTTTTTCTTTAGCCATTCATTAGCAACGGCATCAGAGAACTGTGCTCATGATCAAAAGACCTTCAGATGTGTAAAGTACATTAAAAACTATGACGGAGATACAGTTACAGTTGAAATCCCAGATATACACCCCCTACTTGGGAAGAATATTTCGGTACGGATTCTCGGCATTGACACTCCTGAGAAAAATGGAACCAAACCTTGCGAAAAGGCCAAGGCACGGGATGCCCGGAGGCTTGTTGAAAATTTGATGAAGCAAGCAAAGAGAATTGATCTTAAAAATATAGATAGAGACAAATACTTCAGAATCTTAGCTGATGTTTGGGTCGATAATAAATCCATATCCGAAGTACTTATCAAGAATAAATTGGCATACCCTTATGACGGCGGACGAAAGCCAACTAGCATTTCATGGTGTAAGTAG